From a region of the Roseivirga sp. 4D4 genome:
- a CDS encoding TetR/AcrR family transcriptional regulator: MGISERKEREKEELQKLILETATQLFIEKGFEKTSMRNIAEAIEYSVGTIYLYYKDKSELFHAIHSKGFQEFFKYLSKVMVIEEPMERLDQLGRQYLRFAIENPGYYDLMFIMRTPMESSQSESDWEEGDTSHKILTSTVADCLRAGYFKGLKPEVVSFMIWAQVHGICSMMVRDRMRFYPEDDWEDMMFNAKGSFMHLIRRV; encoded by the coding sequence ATGGGAATTTCAGAACGTAAAGAACGAGAAAAGGAGGAACTACAGAAGTTAATTCTGGAGACCGCTACTCAACTCTTTATCGAGAAAGGGTTTGAAAAAACCAGTATGCGCAATATTGCAGAAGCCATTGAATACAGTGTGGGAACTATTTATCTCTACTATAAGGATAAGAGTGAGCTCTTTCATGCGATTCACAGTAAAGGGTTTCAAGAGTTTTTTAAATACCTCAGCAAAGTGATGGTGATAGAAGAGCCTATGGAACGGCTTGATCAGCTTGGTAGGCAGTATTTACGATTTGCAATCGAAAATCCAGGTTATTATGATCTAATGTTCATTATGCGAACTCCTATGGAGTCCTCCCAAAGTGAAAGTGATTGGGAAGAAGGAGATACAAGCCATAAGATCTTAACATCTACTGTCGCTGATTGTCTTAGAGCGGGTTATTTCAAAGGGTTGAAGCCAGAAGTTGTATCATTTATGATTTGGGCACAGGTACATGGCATATGTTCCATGATGGTAAGAGATCGAATGAGGTTCTATCCTGAGGATGACTGGGAAGATATGATGTTTAATGCCAAAGGCTCATTTATGCACTTAATCCGAAGAGTCTAA
- a CDS encoding LolA family protein, giving the protein MKKILTTFLIAIVTLGVANAQSPDQIAADYVKAIGGAKAWKDVKTRKYTITLNQAGFDIPGFIIGDNKNRERFELAFNGMKMVQASDASTAWTINQFQGISQPTKLQGEQAESALAAQFLDEFIDYKKRGYSLSYEGEADLEGVSCYLVKLTNKDGKETTHYFDKTSGLQMAKKELANGQEAMSIYSDYTEMNGLKVPAKITQKMGGVTAFSISIQKMELNVPVNDEMFAFPDK; this is encoded by the coding sequence ATGAAGAAGATTTTAACTACATTTTTGATTGCAATAGTTACACTAGGAGTAGCTAATGCCCAATCTCCAGACCAAATCGCTGCCGATTATGTAAAGGCAATTGGCGGGGCTAAAGCATGGAAGGACGTAAAGACCCGCAAGTACACCATTACCCTTAACCAAGCTGGCTTTGATATACCAGGTTTCATAATTGGAGACAATAAAAACCGTGAAAGGTTTGAACTGGCATTTAATGGGATGAAAATGGTACAGGCCTCTGATGCAAGCACAGCCTGGACGATTAATCAGTTTCAGGGGATTAGTCAGCCCACCAAACTCCAAGGTGAACAGGCCGAATCCGCACTTGCAGCACAATTCTTGGATGAGTTTATTGATTATAAGAAAAGAGGGTATTCCTTAAGTTATGAGGGAGAAGCAGATCTTGAAGGTGTTTCATGTTATCTAGTCAAACTCACTAACAAGGACGGAAAAGAAACTACTCATTACTTTGACAAAACCAGTGGCCTGCAAATGGCTAAAAAGGAATTAGCCAACGGTCAGGAGGCGATGAGTATTTATTCTGATTACACGGAAATGAATGGTCTCAAAGTTCCCGCGAAAATCACCCAGAAAATGGGTGGGGTCACAGCCTTCAGTATTAGTATCCAAAAAATGGAATTGAATGTGCCTGTTAATGATGAAATGTTTGCCTTTCCTGACAAGTAA
- a CDS encoding P1 family peptidase, producing the protein MKILISCLTLLITLSSLGQEKKRARDYGIEFGVMKTGPLNAITDVKGVKVGHQTLIRGENIRTGVTAILSHGGNIFQSKVPAAIYIGNGFGKLAGISQVQELGNLETPIILTNTLSVPMGIQGTVKYTLGLKGNENVRSVNAIVGETNDGYLNDIRGMHVSEEDVIEAITGATDGVVTEGNVGAGTGTVAFGFKGGIGTSSRLLPESLGGYTVGVLVQTNFGGVLSINGAPVGKELERYPFRNAIQKSDGSCMIVVLTDAPLNARQLERVAKRAMMGLAKTGGIASNGSGDYVIATATAESMRIPYQTRERLDRGDVLKNDAMSPVFLATIEATEEAIINSLFAAETMTGHDGHTIQAIPLDKVIEILKKYGVIKG; encoded by the coding sequence ATGAAAATACTCATTTCCTGCTTAACCCTTCTCATCACACTTTCATCTTTGGGACAAGAAAAGAAAAGAGCCCGAGACTACGGCATTGAATTCGGTGTTATGAAAACAGGGCCTTTGAACGCCATTACGGATGTAAAAGGAGTTAAAGTCGGTCATCAAACGCTCATCAGAGGCGAAAATATTCGAACAGGCGTAACCGCAATACTATCACATGGCGGAAACATCTTTCAGTCTAAGGTTCCTGCAGCGATCTATATTGGCAACGGCTTTGGAAAGCTCGCTGGAATTAGCCAGGTGCAAGAACTTGGAAACTTAGAAACTCCAATTATTCTCACCAATACACTGAGTGTTCCTATGGGTATTCAAGGCACAGTCAAATACACACTGGGTTTAAAAGGCAATGAGAATGTTCGCTCCGTAAATGCGATAGTCGGAGAGACAAACGATGGCTACCTAAATGACATTCGTGGGATGCATGTTTCCGAGGAAGATGTGATTGAGGCCATTACTGGTGCCACAGATGGAGTCGTGACCGAAGGTAATGTCGGAGCTGGAACTGGCACTGTGGCCTTTGGATTTAAAGGGGGTATCGGGACCTCTTCTCGTCTTCTTCCCGAATCACTGGGCGGTTATACTGTGGGTGTTTTGGTTCAAACTAATTTTGGTGGTGTCCTCAGCATCAACGGTGCACCAGTAGGCAAGGAACTAGAACGATACCCTTTCCGCAATGCAATTCAAAAAAGCGATGGGTCCTGCATGATTGTGGTTCTAACTGATGCACCCCTTAATGCTAGACAACTGGAACGCGTTGCAAAACGTGCTATGATGGGACTGGCCAAAACGGGAGGTATTGCCTCTAATGGTAGTGGAGATTATGTGATAGCCACCGCAACAGCCGAAAGTATGCGTATCCCCTATCAGACAAGAGAACGACTTGATAGAGGTGATGTTCTAAAGAATGACGCAATGTCACCCGTATTTCTGGCTACAATTGAAGCAACTGAAGAAGCCATTATCAACTCTCTATTTGCAGCAGAAACCATGACTGGTCATGATGGACATACTATTCAGGCAATTCCATTAGACAAGGTTATAGAAATTTTAAAGAAGTATGGAGTAATCAAGGGTTAA
- a CDS encoding MarR family winged helix-turn-helix transcriptional regulator gives MGIEEDIKQGKKFDNVYEKLVVNIMYTNGWIVDEQTKIFRPYGITTPQYNVLRILRGQYPDACTVNMIIDRMLDRMSNASRIVDRLENKQLVERTVCKTDRRAKDVLITEKGLAVLNEVDNALQLWMKRMEVLTNSEAHQMNECLDKLRSV, from the coding sequence ATGGGTATTGAGGAAGATATTAAACAGGGTAAGAAATTTGACAACGTTTACGAGAAACTCGTGGTCAATATTATGTACACCAACGGCTGGATCGTTGATGAACAGACTAAAATCTTTAGGCCTTACGGTATTACCACTCCGCAGTATAATGTGCTTAGAATTTTAAGAGGCCAGTATCCCGATGCATGTACTGTGAATATGATCATTGATCGAATGTTAGATCGAATGTCTAATGCATCCCGGATTGTCGATCGCTTAGAGAATAAGCAATTGGTAGAACGAACGGTTTGCAAAACAGACCGAAGGGCTAAGGATGTTTTGATTACCGAAAAAGGCCTTGCTGTGCTTAATGAGGTGGATAATGCACTGCAGCTATGGATGAAACGTATGGAAGTCTTGACTAACTCCGAAGCTCACCAAATGAATGAATGCCTTGATAAATTGAGGAGTGTTTAA
- a CDS encoding RNA polymerase sigma factor, with protein MEDKEILQAFRVSSNKDFAFKNLVSEYQERVYWHVRKILISHDDTDDVVQEVFIKVYKNLDTFREASQLFTWIYRIATNEALNHLKKRQRRQAVSMDDVYQELENTLSHGDHIDGDEIQMKLQKALLKLPEKQRLVFNMRYFDDLKYDDISEITGTSVGALKASYHLAVKKIEESLSMG; from the coding sequence TTGGAAGACAAAGAAATACTTCAGGCCTTTAGGGTATCATCAAACAAGGATTTTGCCTTCAAAAACTTGGTGTCTGAGTATCAAGAACGTGTTTATTGGCATGTGAGAAAAATTCTGATTTCGCATGATGATACAGATGATGTAGTTCAGGAGGTCTTCATCAAGGTCTATAAGAACCTGGATACTTTTCGAGAAGCGTCTCAACTCTTTACATGGATTTATAGGATTGCCACAAATGAGGCATTGAACCACCTGAAGAAAAGACAACGAAGACAGGCTGTTTCAATGGATGACGTCTACCAAGAATTGGAAAACACCCTGAGCCATGGCGATCATATTGATGGTGATGAAATTCAAATGAAGCTGCAAAAGGCGCTTTTAAAATTACCTGAGAAACAGCGATTGGTTTTTAACATGAGATATTTCGATGATTTAAAGTATGATGATATCTCTGAAATTACGGGAACAAGTGTGGGTGCATTAAAGGCTAGCTACCACCTTGCAGTTAAAAAAATTGAAGAGTCTTTGAGTATGGGTTAA
- the xseA gene encoding exodeoxyribonuclease VII large subunit yields MAQLTLFELNNLIKTQLEANLDPSYWVVAEISELRVNQKGHCYLELVEKENNFIQAKMRANIWSYTYRTLSAQFEQTTGTPLKAGIKVLFNLTINFHEVYGLSLTVNDIDPNYTIGERSRLREQTIKRLESEDLLNKNKSLALPIVPQKVAVISSNTAAGYGDFIEQLNNNSDNYSFYTQLFPALMQGNEAVISIRKALKEIHESKTSFDATIIIRGGGAQADLDCFDTYELARAIALFPLPILTGIGHERDQTVADLVAHTSLKTPTAVAEFLITGMSHFDNLLYDYLYRIEKEYKTRLNTEQQKLHYLSSRIDHSAKEILQSHDHGLAQKALSLKHLSERHLEREKSLINRLDQQLTLINPSTILSKGYSLTLKNGKSVMTQKIEIGDILEIRAANKTINSQVTKVENE; encoded by the coding sequence ATGGCCCAGTTAACGCTCTTCGAGCTGAATAACCTCATCAAAACGCAATTAGAGGCGAATCTCGATCCGAGTTATTGGGTAGTTGCTGAAATCAGTGAACTGCGTGTTAATCAAAAGGGACACTGTTATTTAGAGTTGGTTGAAAAAGAGAACAACTTTATTCAAGCCAAAATGAGGGCCAATATCTGGTCTTACACCTACCGCACACTTAGTGCACAATTTGAGCAAACAACGGGTACACCTCTAAAGGCCGGGATAAAGGTATTATTCAACCTGACCATCAATTTTCACGAGGTATATGGTTTAAGTCTCACTGTCAATGACATTGATCCGAATTATACAATTGGTGAACGTTCAAGACTGAGAGAGCAGACCATTAAGAGGCTAGAAAGTGAAGACTTACTCAATAAGAATAAGTCATTGGCCCTGCCCATCGTTCCACAAAAGGTTGCTGTCATTAGCTCTAATACTGCTGCTGGATATGGCGATTTTATCGAACAGCTTAATAATAACAGTGATAATTATAGCTTTTATACCCAGCTGTTTCCGGCTCTTATGCAGGGCAATGAAGCCGTAATATCAATAAGAAAAGCGCTTAAGGAAATTCATGAAAGTAAGACAAGCTTTGATGCGACCATTATTATTCGTGGAGGAGGAGCTCAGGCTGACTTAGATTGTTTTGACACGTATGAATTAGCAAGGGCCATTGCGCTGTTTCCCCTACCTATCCTGACTGGTATTGGTCATGAAAGAGATCAAACGGTAGCGGATTTAGTAGCACACACAAGTCTGAAGACCCCCACTGCCGTAGCGGAATTTCTGATTACAGGAATGAGCCATTTTGATAACTTGCTGTACGACTACTTGTACAGGATAGAAAAGGAATACAAAACCAGACTAAATACTGAGCAACAGAAGCTTCATTACCTATCCAGTCGAATAGATCATTCTGCCAAAGAAATCCTGCAATCTCATGATCATGGACTTGCACAGAAAGCCCTTAGTCTAAAGCATTTATCAGAACGACATTTAGAACGTGAAAAATCACTTATCAACCGATTGGATCAACAACTAACCCTAATCAATCCATCGACCATTTTAAGTAAAGGATACTCCTTGACCTTAAAAAATGGTAAGTCGGTAATGACACAAAAGATAGAGATTGGTGATATTTTAGAAATCAGAGCCGCCAATAAGACGATCAATAGTCAAGTAACCAAAGTCGAAAATGAGTAA
- the xseB gene encoding exodeoxyribonuclease VII small subunit, whose amino-acid sequence MSKKSLSYKESINRINEIVEVIERGELDIDELTVLVKEATDLVAGCKDKLQNAEIDLQTSLDKLN is encoded by the coding sequence ATGAGTAAAAAGAGTTTAAGTTATAAGGAGTCTATTAACCGCATTAATGAAATTGTGGAGGTTATCGAAAGAGGAGAACTGGATATAGATGAATTGACTGTTTTGGTAAAAGAAGCCACTGACTTGGTTGCTGGCTGCAAAGACAAACTTCAAAACGCGGAAATTGATCTTCAAACTTCCTTAGACAAATTAAATTAA
- the ligA gene encoding NAD-dependent DNA ligase LigA codes for MTAQEALKEIQSLTEKINYHSELYYQQSRSEITDYEFDQLLERLIALENQFPEHKFEDSPSQRVGGTITKEFETVVHKYRMLSLGNTYSKEELIEWDNRVAKGLDGAQYEYFCEMKFDGVALSLIYENGVLKKAVTRGDGTKGDDVITNAKTIRSIPLKIDQNVPGEFEVRGEVYFPKHEFERVNQEREDIGEDKLANPRNAASGTLKMQDSSVVASRKLDCYLYYLLGDNLNYATHSEAIHQIEKWGFNVSQTYRKCESITEVLEYIAEWEEKRHTLPSETDGVVIKVNSLNQQDELGFTAKSPRWAISYKYKAESASTVLESISYQVGRTGSVTPVANLRPVLLAGTTVKRASLHNANEIERLGIRIGDVVSVEKGGEIIPKITGVDLSQRNSSSTPTTYITHCPECNTELTRLEGEANHYCPNVAGCPPQIQGRIEHFIQRKAMDIDSLGSETIRGLLDHGLISNYADLYSLTYEQLNGLEFKTFSEKKGDYSLRSLREKSAQNIIKAIEASKEVPFERVLFGLGIRFVGQTVAEKLAEHFETIDKLAEANFETLIEVPEIGERIAESVVQFFENEESLGQINQLRSAGLNFEIVRKEIVSEGSNLTDKTFVISGVFTEFSRDELKEKIKANGGKVVSSISAKLDYLVAGDKMGPAKLEKATKLNVNIISESEFLALLDT; via the coding sequence ATGACAGCTCAGGAGGCCCTCAAAGAAATTCAGTCACTCACTGAAAAAATCAACTATCACAGTGAGCTTTACTATCAGCAAAGCCGATCAGAGATCACTGACTACGAATTCGATCAATTGCTTGAGAGGCTCATCGCGTTAGAGAATCAATTTCCAGAACATAAATTCGAAGATTCGCCCTCCCAACGTGTAGGTGGTACTATTACAAAAGAATTTGAAACGGTTGTACATAAGTATCGCATGCTCTCCCTAGGTAATACGTATTCCAAGGAAGAGTTGATTGAATGGGACAATAGAGTAGCCAAGGGCCTGGATGGTGCTCAATACGAATACTTCTGTGAAATGAAATTTGATGGGGTGGCGCTCAGTCTTATCTATGAAAATGGTGTGCTCAAGAAGGCAGTAACCCGAGGCGATGGCACAAAGGGTGATGACGTAATTACCAATGCCAAAACCATTCGATCTATTCCTTTAAAAATCGACCAAAACGTTCCTGGTGAGTTTGAAGTTCGTGGAGAAGTATACTTTCCTAAACATGAATTCGAGCGTGTAAATCAAGAACGTGAGGATATAGGAGAAGATAAATTAGCGAACCCCCGCAATGCTGCATCAGGTACACTGAAGATGCAAGACTCATCAGTGGTAGCTAGCAGAAAACTAGATTGTTACCTCTATTATCTTCTAGGTGATAATTTAAACTACGCTACACACTCAGAAGCGATTCATCAAATCGAAAAATGGGGGTTTAACGTATCTCAGACTTATCGAAAATGCGAGAGTATTACAGAGGTTCTGGAATACATCGCTGAATGGGAAGAAAAAAGGCATACCCTCCCATCAGAAACAGACGGTGTTGTGATCAAGGTGAACAGTCTGAATCAACAAGATGAGTTAGGTTTTACTGCAAAAAGCCCTCGCTGGGCCATTTCATATAAGTACAAAGCCGAAAGTGCTTCAACCGTATTAGAGAGTATCTCCTATCAAGTTGGCAGAACAGGCTCAGTAACTCCTGTTGCCAATTTAAGACCTGTCTTGCTGGCCGGAACCACAGTTAAACGTGCCTCATTACACAATGCCAATGAGATAGAGCGACTAGGAATCCGAATCGGAGATGTGGTATCAGTAGAAAAAGGTGGTGAGATCATACCGAAAATAACAGGTGTTGATTTATCTCAACGTAATTCTTCCAGTACACCTACTACCTACATTACGCATTGTCCTGAGTGCAATACTGAACTTACACGTTTGGAGGGAGAGGCCAACCATTACTGCCCTAATGTGGCAGGGTGTCCTCCCCAAATTCAAGGGAGAATTGAGCACTTCATTCAACGAAAGGCTATGGACATTGATAGCCTGGGGTCTGAAACCATACGGGGCCTTTTGGATCATGGACTTATCAGCAATTACGCTGACCTATACTCCCTTACTTATGAGCAACTCAATGGGCTTGAATTCAAAACCTTCTCTGAAAAAAAGGGAGACTATAGTCTTAGAAGTTTACGAGAAAAATCTGCTCAGAACATCATAAAGGCCATTGAAGCCTCAAAAGAGGTACCGTTCGAAAGAGTACTTTTCGGTTTGGGAATTCGATTCGTAGGGCAAACTGTTGCGGAAAAGCTGGCCGAACACTTTGAGACAATCGATAAACTTGCGGAAGCTAACTTTGAAACTCTGATAGAAGTACCAGAAATCGGAGAACGTATTGCAGAAAGTGTCGTACAGTTTTTCGAGAATGAGGAAAGTTTAGGTCAGATTAACCAGCTAAGATCCGCAGGTCTCAATTTCGAAATTGTCAGAAAAGAAATCGTGAGTGAAGGCTCAAACTTGACTGACAAAACTTTCGTTATTAGCGGTGTCTTTACGGAATTCAGTAGAGACGAGCTTAAGGAGAAAATCAAGGCAAATGGTGGAAAAGTGGTCTCTTCAATTAGTGCTAAACTGGATTATTTAGTAGCAGGTGACAAGATGGGACCAGCGAAACTAGAAAAGGCCACTAAGCTTAACGTAAACATCATTTCAGAATCAGAATTCTTAGCACTACTTGATACCTAA
- a CDS encoding DUF6913 domain-containing protein produces MSVIGKKILSFLNNPKKRKKGEKKLVPFEKAQHVGILYTWSNGKKEEVLISLMDKMGTEKKVEVLCFNPTKDPINTPYPTFDKSILTNFGKLNSEDVQQFMKAPFDYLFHLDFESNELLKNILIQTNAKCRIGVHSEEHTGYYELMIGINKSSGISNFADQMIKYVRAIR; encoded by the coding sequence ATGTCAGTTATTGGAAAAAAAATACTCAGCTTTTTAAACAATCCTAAGAAGAGAAAGAAGGGAGAAAAGAAGCTAGTACCCTTTGAGAAGGCTCAACATGTAGGAATCTTATACACATGGTCTAACGGTAAGAAAGAGGAGGTCTTGATATCACTAATGGATAAAATGGGCACTGAAAAAAAGGTAGAAGTATTATGCTTTAATCCCACTAAGGATCCAATTAACACTCCATACCCAACCTTCGATAAATCGATACTGACAAACTTTGGCAAACTCAATTCAGAGGATGTTCAACAGTTTATGAAAGCCCCATTCGACTACCTTTTCCATTTGGACTTTGAGTCGAACGAACTTCTCAAAAACATATTGATCCAGACGAACGCTAAGTGTCGAATCGGTGTTCATAGCGAAGAACATACTGGCTATTATGAGTTGATGATCGGTATCAACAAAAGTTCAGGCATTTCTAACTTTGCTGATCAAATGATAAAATACGTTAGAGCAATTCGGTAA
- the dapA gene encoding 4-hydroxy-tetrahydrodipicolinate synthase — MEKFKGTGVALVTPFHTDGSVDFDGLARVLEHTAQGVDYYVVLGTTGESATTTAEEKAEILQFVKDNNPKKLPIVYGAGGNNTVQVARDIQNADLNGVEAILSISPYYNKPSQAGIVAHYEYLADNSPLPIILYNAPGRTGSNISAETTLTLSKHPNIIGTKEASGNFDQFREIVDGMGPDFFLTSGDDLLTTEIMELGGIGAISVLANGFPKEFSEIARAALAGNFNKSREITASFEEINPLMYAESNPVGIKEVLHQKGVCGNQVRLPLVEGSSTLKAQIAELIK, encoded by the coding sequence ATGGAAAAATTTAAAGGTACAGGAGTGGCATTAGTAACACCATTCCACACAGACGGTTCGGTTGATTTTGATGGTCTGGCAAGGGTACTTGAACATACGGCCCAGGGAGTAGATTATTATGTAGTACTCGGCACTACTGGAGAGTCGGCCACGACTACCGCTGAAGAGAAGGCTGAGATTCTTCAATTTGTAAAGGATAACAATCCAAAAAAACTGCCTATCGTTTATGGTGCTGGAGGTAATAATACAGTCCAGGTAGCTCGTGACATTCAGAATGCTGACCTAAATGGTGTTGAAGCAATTCTATCTATCAGTCCTTATTATAATAAGCCAAGTCAGGCAGGCATTGTTGCCCATTATGAGTATTTGGCAGACAATTCTCCATTACCAATTATTCTTTATAACGCCCCTGGTAGAACGGGGTCAAACATTTCTGCAGAAACGACTCTCACCTTGTCCAAACACCCCAACATCATTGGCACCAAAGAAGCCTCTGGAAATTTCGATCAATTTCGGGAAATTGTGGATGGAATGGGCCCTGATTTCTTTCTAACCTCAGGTGACGATTTACTTACGACAGAAATAATGGAACTTGGAGGCATAGGTGCTATCTCGGTCTTGGCCAATGGGTTTCCAAAAGAATTTAGTGAGATAGCTCGAGCGGCACTTGCGGGTAATTTTAATAAATCAAGAGAAATCACTGCCTCATTTGAAGAGATTAACCCATTGATGTATGCCGAAAGCAATCCGGTCGGGATCAAAGAGGTATTACACCAGAAAGGCGTTTGTGGCAATCAAGTGCGTCTCCCTCTAGTAGAAGGTTCCTCCACTCTGAAGGCTCAAATAGCCGAATTAATCAAGTAA
- a CDS encoding histone H1 — protein sequence MSQFSKVQDLVNSLEGDFEKFYDKGNQAAGTRVRKGMQELKNLAQEIRIDVQNIKNG from the coding sequence ATGAGTCAATTTAGCAAAGTTCAAGATTTAGTAAATTCCTTAGAAGGCGATTTCGAAAAGTTCTATGACAAAGGAAATCAAGCTGCTGGTACTAGAGTAAGAAAAGGCATGCAAGAGCTTAAGAATCTAGCACAAGAAATTAGAATTGATGTTCAAAACATCAAGAACGGCTAA
- a CDS encoding aminotransferase class I/II-fold pyridoxal phosphate-dependent enzyme has translation MDLFEKLLTNQGPLGKHSDVSEGYFMFPKLEGEIAPRMKFMGKEVLTWSLNNYLGLGNHPEVRKADAQAAADWGMAYPMGARMMSGNTKYHEQLEQELAAFVSKEAGLLLNYGYQGVLSIIDAVVDRKDVIVYDAESHACIIDGVRLHMGKRFVFPHNDIENLEKQLERATKLTQETGGGILVITEGVFGMSGNLGKLKEIAALKEKFQFRLLVDDAHGFGTVGATGAGAGEELGCQDEIDIYFSTFAKSMAAIGAFVAGDKEIVKFLKYNLRSQIFAKSLPMPFVIGGLKRLEMLRDNPEHKNKLWTIVNALQSGLKEKGFSIGTTQSPVTPVVLNGTVGEAAALSKDLRENFGIFCSVVIYPVVPKGTIILRLIPTASHSLADVEETIAAFEAIKGKLKGEEYKKEEVALAFGE, from the coding sequence TTGGATTTATTTGAAAAGTTACTGACTAATCAAGGCCCTTTAGGGAAACACTCTGATGTATCTGAAGGATACTTCATGTTTCCTAAACTGGAAGGTGAAATTGCACCTCGTATGAAGTTTATGGGTAAGGAAGTGTTGACCTGGAGTCTAAATAACTATTTGGGTCTAGGAAACCATCCTGAAGTGAGAAAGGCCGATGCACAGGCTGCTGCTGATTGGGGTATGGCTTACCCCATGGGAGCCAGAATGATGTCTGGAAATACCAAGTATCACGAACAATTAGAGCAAGAACTTGCCGCATTTGTAAGCAAAGAGGCTGGTTTACTACTGAATTACGGTTATCAAGGCGTCCTTTCTATTATAGATGCTGTAGTAGACCGTAAGGATGTTATTGTCTATGATGCTGAGTCTCACGCTTGTATTATTGATGGTGTTAGACTGCACATGGGTAAACGTTTTGTTTTCCCACATAACGATATAGAGAACTTAGAGAAGCAGCTTGAAAGAGCCACGAAATTGACCCAGGAAACCGGTGGTGGAATACTAGTGATTACAGAAGGTGTTTTTGGAATGTCCGGTAACCTAGGTAAGCTAAAGGAGATTGCCGCTCTGAAAGAAAAATTCCAGTTCAGACTATTGGTTGATGATGCACATGGTTTTGGTACTGTTGGTGCTACAGGTGCAGGTGCAGGAGAAGAGTTGGGTTGTCAGGATGAAATAGATATCTATTTCTCAACTTTTGCCAAGTCAATGGCTGCCATTGGTGCTTTTGTGGCTGGTGATAAAGAGATTGTTAAGTTTTTAAAATATAACCTACGTTCTCAAATCTTTGCCAAGTCCTTACCGATGCCATTCGTTATTGGTGGTTTGAAAAGATTAGAAATGCTGAGAGACAATCCGGAGCACAAGAATAAGCTTTGGACTATTGTTAATGCACTTCAAAGCGGATTAAAGGAAAAAGGGTTCAGCATTGGAACTACCCAATCTCCAGTTACTCCAGTGGTACTCAATGGTACGGTAGGAGAGGCTGCTGCCTTGAGTAAAGACCTACGCGAAAACTTTGGAATCTTCTGTTCAGTAGTGATTTATCCTGTTGTTCCTAAAGGCACGATTATATTGAGATTAATCCCGACTGCATCACATTCTTTGGCAGATGTCGAAGAAACTATTGCAGCATTCGAGGCTATTAAAGGCAAGCTGAAGGGCGAAGAATATAAAAAAGAAGAAGTCGCACTTGCTTTTGGTGAGTAA